The following are encoded in a window of Sutcliffiella horikoshii genomic DNA:
- a CDS encoding glycerophosphodiester phosphodiesterase — MAEITIPSQKKPHKKRKAWIALGTIAGTLGTLGLIFTFLPVSKQATKPFFENGGLPLVIAHQGGELLAPSNTMIAFEQAVEMGVDVLETDIHMTKDGHLVAIHDSTVDRTTNGQGEVAALSLEEVKQLDAGYHFVDLDGNNSFRGKGVTIPTVEEMFQAFPNTRIEIEIKDTNPPEKYEEIARKLWDLTKEYNREDTLLVASFDQEILETFNSFTDGKVALVGGRQEITRFVLFHKLFVRNLYKPEVDAFQIPLQESIFDLTNLRLIRDAQRSGVQMHYWTIDDKETMRYLLEQGADGILTNRPDLLLEVREEMVD, encoded by the coding sequence ATGGCAGAGATTACAATCCCTTCACAAAAGAAACCCCACAAAAAAAGAAAAGCCTGGATAGCCCTGGGGACTATTGCCGGTACGCTTGGCACACTGGGCCTTATCTTCACTTTTTTACCTGTTTCCAAGCAAGCAACCAAACCCTTTTTTGAAAATGGTGGACTCCCGCTAGTCATCGCACATCAAGGCGGTGAGCTCCTCGCTCCATCCAATACCATGATAGCCTTTGAACAAGCAGTGGAAATGGGTGTCGACGTATTGGAAACAGATATACATATGACAAAAGATGGGCACCTTGTTGCCATCCATGATTCTACTGTCGACCGGACTACAAATGGGCAAGGTGAAGTAGCCGCGTTGTCCTTAGAGGAAGTAAAACAATTAGATGCAGGCTATCATTTCGTTGATTTAGATGGCAATAACAGTTTCCGCGGAAAGGGCGTCACCATCCCTACTGTGGAGGAAATGTTTCAAGCCTTCCCTAACACCCGTATTGAAATTGAAATAAAAGACACCAATCCACCTGAAAAGTATGAGGAGATTGCAAGGAAGTTGTGGGATCTGACCAAAGAGTATAACAGAGAAGATACTTTGCTTGTCGCATCTTTCGATCAGGAAATTCTTGAGACATTCAATAGTTTCACAGACGGAAAGGTTGCACTTGTTGGCGGCAGACAAGAAATCACTAGGTTTGTCCTTTTTCATAAACTATTTGTCCGCAACCTCTACAAGCCTGAGGTGGACGCTTTTCAAATCCCTTTACAAGAAAGTATTTTTGATTTGACAAATCTGAGACTGATTCGGGATGCGCAGAGAAGTGGCGTACAGATGCACTACTGGACGATTGATGATAAGGAAACGATGCGTTACCTGCTCGAACAAGGGGCTGATGGGATTCTCACCAACCGGCCTGATCTTCTACTTGAAGTGAGAGAGGAAATGGTCGATTAA
- a CDS encoding D-TA family PLP-dependent enzyme encodes MKQEWMELDTPTLILDGQILLKNIRKMSDFAKENKVNLRPHIKTHKSVEIAKLQLEHGAIGITTAKLEEAEVMAASGIKDILVAYPVSSPAKIERIIALLNQEVDLKITVDSLEQVKLLQKALEKTSHSIEVWIKVNSGLNRCGVEPGERAVELAKAIILLSRLRIGGIFTHAGHSYGANGKEELERIALAEAHAVVKSAEACEKAGIPILVRSVGSTPTYRISGLLDGITEVRPGNAVFFDSIQVGLGVADRADCALTVLASVVGVYEGRIVLDTGSKTLCLDKGAHGLDSVKGYGFVVDHPELTIERLSEEHGVAVFEGSCDLRLNDKVRIIPNHACTVANMFEEYVVVEGEHVVDRWKVDARGMRK; translated from the coding sequence ATGAAACAGGAATGGATGGAACTTGATACACCCACATTAATTTTGGATGGACAAATCTTACTGAAGAATATACGTAAGATGAGCGATTTTGCGAAAGAAAATAAGGTGAATTTGCGTCCGCATATCAAAACACATAAATCTGTCGAGATTGCCAAACTTCAGTTAGAGCATGGAGCAATTGGCATTACCACCGCAAAGCTGGAAGAGGCAGAAGTGATGGCAGCCTCAGGAATAAAGGATATTTTAGTGGCATATCCGGTTTCAAGCCCAGCAAAAATAGAACGAATCATTGCACTTTTGAATCAAGAGGTGGATTTAAAAATAACCGTGGATAGTCTGGAACAAGTGAAGCTGCTTCAAAAAGCTTTGGAAAAAACAAGCCACTCTATAGAAGTTTGGATTAAAGTAAACTCTGGCCTGAACAGGTGTGGAGTGGAGCCTGGCGAGAGAGCTGTTGAACTTGCAAAAGCCATCATACTATTATCCCGGTTACGAATTGGCGGAATCTTTACCCATGCAGGTCACTCCTATGGTGCAAATGGGAAAGAGGAGCTTGAACGCATTGCTTTAGCTGAAGCACACGCGGTGGTTAAAAGTGCGGAGGCATGTGAAAAGGCGGGTATCCCGATTTTGGTAAGAAGCGTTGGCTCTACCCCGACTTATCGGATTTCAGGACTACTGGATGGAATTACAGAAGTACGTCCCGGAAACGCGGTTTTCTTTGACAGTATTCAAGTAGGGCTTGGTGTTGCAGACAGGGCAGACTGTGCGTTAACGGTTTTGGCATCTGTCGTGGGTGTGTATGAGGGGAGAATTGTTCTCGATACAGGAAGTAAAACATTGTGTTTGGATAAAGGTGCACATGGGCTGGACTCGGTGAAAGGGTATGGATTTGTGGTGGATCATCCTGAATTGACCATAGAGAGGCTGTCCGAGGAGCATGGGGTGGCGGTCTTTGAAGGTAGCTGCGACTTGCGCTTGAATGATAAAGTGCGCATCATTCCCAATCATGCGTGTACAGTGGCCAATATGTTTGAAGAGTATGTGGTGGTGGAAGGCGAGCATGTGGTAGATAGGTGGAAGGTGGATGCGAGGGGGATGCGGAAGTAG
- the hpaB gene encoding 4-hydroxyphenylacetate 3-monooxygenase, oxygenase component — protein MGIINGKQYLTRIDSLHANVWYNGQQVKGNISEHPAFSGVMRSQASLFDMQHDKKYKDIMTFTSDTTGNLVGTSYLRPTTKEDLEKRRKMFQVWAKSTFGMMGRSPDYKNSTLMALASSADLLEEQGPQFPQNLKNFYEYARENDLSFTHTFIAPQINRSSLHYEDDENIVAARMVDKTSEGIVIKGARLLATQGGITDEIIISSSGLKMFEEPFAYAFSIPSNTEGLKFICRESFSYDSSTFNHPLGSRFEEMDAIVVLDNVLVPWERVFVAENIDVANKLYSISNFKPLVTHQVVSRQVMKAEFILGIAQLLVNTIAIGEYGHVKEKISEIIVAVENHKALLLASEMNAKPDKHGTMVPDVTPLSVAIVQFPKVYPRFIEILQLLGASGLVSIPTEADLESPIRADIDRYLQSATTDAKTRIQLFRLAWDVSMSAFGSRQTLYERFFFGCPTRLAMGLYHEYDRKELVDEVARGLGFLD, from the coding sequence ATGGGAATAATCAACGGAAAACAATATCTAACCCGAATCGACTCGCTTCATGCAAATGTTTGGTATAACGGACAGCAGGTCAAAGGGAATATCTCGGAGCACCCGGCTTTTTCAGGAGTGATGAGAAGTCAAGCCTCACTATTTGATATGCAACACGACAAAAAGTACAAAGATATTATGACTTTCACATCCGACACAACTGGGAATCTAGTCGGAACCTCCTATCTACGACCGACAACTAAAGAAGATTTGGAGAAAAGAAGAAAGATGTTTCAGGTTTGGGCAAAGTCAACATTTGGAATGATGGGGCGTTCCCCTGATTATAAAAACTCTACCTTGATGGCACTTGCCTCCTCTGCAGATCTATTAGAAGAACAAGGTCCGCAATTCCCGCAGAATCTTAAAAATTTTTACGAGTATGCTAGGGAAAATGATCTCTCTTTTACTCATACATTCATTGCTCCACAAATAAATCGCTCTTCTTTACATTACGAGGACGATGAGAATATTGTGGCAGCAAGGATGGTTGATAAGACCTCAGAAGGGATTGTCATTAAAGGCGCGCGGTTATTGGCGACACAGGGTGGTATCACCGATGAGATCATCATCTCCTCTTCTGGACTTAAAATGTTTGAAGAGCCTTTCGCCTATGCCTTCAGTATCCCAAGTAACACCGAAGGATTGAAATTTATCTGCCGGGAATCCTTTTCTTATGACTCTTCCACTTTCAATCATCCTCTTGGATCAAGGTTTGAAGAAATGGACGCTATTGTAGTGCTTGATAACGTTTTAGTGCCATGGGAGAGGGTTTTTGTTGCGGAAAATATTGATGTCGCCAACAAACTGTATTCCATTAGTAACTTCAAACCGCTTGTCACCCACCAGGTGGTGTCAAGACAGGTAATGAAAGCCGAATTCATTTTAGGTATTGCACAACTTTTGGTCAACACCATCGCGATAGGTGAGTACGGGCATGTAAAAGAAAAAATCAGCGAGATCATCGTAGCAGTAGAAAATCATAAAGCCTTGCTTCTGGCATCAGAAATGAATGCGAAACCGGATAAGCACGGGACAATGGTACCAGATGTCACGCCTCTTTCTGTTGCTATCGTGCAGTTTCCTAAAGTGTATCCAAGATTCATTGAGATTCTGCAGCTGCTCGGTGCAAGTGGCCTGGTTTCTATCCCAACAGAGGCTGACCTGGAATCACCAATACGAGCAGACATTGACCGATACCTACAGTCAGCAACCACTGATGCCAAAACCCGCATCCAGCTGTTCCGCTTAGCATGGGATGTCAGCATGAGCGCATTCGGATCCCGCCAAACGCTGTACGAACGCTTCTTCTTTGGCTGCCCGACGCGCTTGGCTATGGGACTATATCATGAATACGACAGGAAAGAATTAGTGGATGAGGTTGCGAGGGGGTTAGGATTTTTAGATTGA
- a CDS encoding dipeptidase, translating to MTTATITSYLSEHRERHLEELIDLLSVPSVSALPAHNADTLRAAEWMSESLRKLGMENVALHPTKGHPIVYGDWLHAGEDKPTVLIYGHYDVQPVDPLHLWDTPPFEPAIREERIYARGASDDKGQTFMHIKALEAVLATTGTLPFNFKFCIEGEEEVGSPNLPAFIEQNKEMLAADVVVVSDTSMIEEDKPTICYGLRGMCGFQLDVKGPKRDLHSGLYGGAVANPIHAVVELLASFHDGDGVVTVDGFYDKVVPLTSEEKAAFEAIGFDEAVVKEEVGVQEFYGEKGYSFYERTWVRPTLEINGVYGGFQGDGIKTVLPSEAHAKITCRLVPDQDPDEILALLQEHVTMHKPAGVEVTVSLFDKGAPFVTPFNHPAIQAASRAFEKVWEVPTTFTRGGGSLPIVSTLDEVLQAPIVLMGFGLPSDNVHAPNENFKLKNFDKGLLTLCAYWEELAAALDVE from the coding sequence ATGACAACCGCAACCATCACTTCCTATCTATCAGAGCATCGGGAAAGGCATTTAGAAGAATTAATAGACTTATTGTCTGTTCCAAGTGTGAGCGCCCTACCGGCACATAATGCAGACACGTTACGGGCCGCGGAATGGATGTCAGAGTCTTTGCGAAAGCTTGGCATGGAAAATGTGGCCTTACACCCGACAAAAGGTCACCCCATTGTATATGGTGATTGGCTCCACGCGGGTGAGGACAAGCCGACCGTTTTGATTTATGGGCATTATGACGTTCAGCCCGTTGACCCCCTTCATTTATGGGATACCCCGCCTTTTGAACCGGCAATCCGTGAAGAGCGCATTTATGCTCGCGGCGCCAGTGATGACAAAGGCCAGACGTTTATGCATATAAAAGCGTTGGAGGCGGTTCTCGCGACGACTGGGACATTGCCTTTTAACTTTAAGTTCTGTATTGAGGGCGAGGAAGAAGTCGGCAGTCCCAATTTGCCGGCATTTATTGAGCAAAATAAAGAAATGCTGGCTGCTGATGTGGTGGTTGTATCCGACACATCCATGATTGAAGAAGACAAGCCGACCATATGCTATGGTTTGCGTGGAATGTGTGGATTCCAGCTCGATGTCAAAGGTCCAAAACGTGACCTTCACTCCGGACTATACGGCGGCGCTGTGGCAAACCCGATTCATGCAGTGGTGGAATTGCTCGCTTCCTTCCACGATGGTGATGGTGTGGTGACTGTGGATGGGTTTTATGACAAGGTGGTCCCTTTGACTTCGGAAGAGAAAGCAGCTTTTGAAGCAATAGGCTTTGATGAAGCTGTGGTCAAAGAGGAAGTTGGAGTTCAAGAGTTTTATGGAGAAAAAGGATACAGCTTTTATGAGCGCACATGGGTCCGCCCGACACTTGAAATAAACGGTGTGTACGGCGGATTCCAGGGAGATGGAATCAAAACGGTTCTTCCTTCTGAAGCACATGCCAAAATCACTTGCCGCCTTGTACCAGATCAGGATCCAGATGAAATACTGGCCCTATTACAGGAGCATGTTACGATGCATAAGCCTGCTGGCGTAGAAGTTACTGTTTCCCTTTTTGACAAAGGAGCACCGTTTGTGACTCCATTCAATCACCCTGCCATCCAAGCAGCAAGTCGGGCTTTTGAAAAGGTATGGGAAGTTCCGACCACCTTTACACGTGGAGGCGGCTCCTTGCCGATCGTTTCAACATTGGATGAAGTCCTGCAAGCACCGATCGTATTGATGGGCTTTGGATTGCCTTCTGACAATGTGCATGCACCAAATGAAAATTTCAAGCTGAAGAATTTTGATAAAGGTCTGCTGACACTATGTGCGTATTGGGAGGAGTTGGCAGCAGCGTTGGATGTGGAGTGA
- a CDS encoding YwbE family protein, translated as MNGQKRSDITVGQSVKIVLKQDQRTGKLTSGIVKDILTKSPNHPHGIKVRLQDGQVGRVKEIEKA; from the coding sequence ATGAATGGACAAAAACGGTCAGACATCACTGTCGGTCAATCAGTAAAAATTGTACTCAAACAAGACCAACGCACAGGCAAACTAACAAGCGGGATTGTCAAAGACATCCTAACCAAATCCCCCAACCACCCCCACGGCATCAAAGTCCGCCTCCAAGACGGACAAGTCGGCAGGGTCAAAGAAATCGAAAAAGCGTAA
- a CDS encoding excisionase family DNA-binding protein, translated as MYLSVKETAEYLSCSESYVKTLIQEKKIRALYDGTDYMINKEQFTTHMKQMEKYKELMEEVRSEPIPEDIDIKDED; from the coding sequence ATGTACCTATCCGTTAAAGAGACCGCCGAATACTTATCCTGTTCAGAGTCTTATGTGAAAACCCTTATACAAGAAAAGAAAATTCGAGCATTGTATGATGGAACCGACTATATGATTAACAAAGAACAATTTACAACGCATATGAAACAGATGGAGAAGTATAAAGAGTTAATGGAAGAAGTAAGAAGTGAACCGATTCCTGAGGATATTGATATTAAGGATGAGGACTGA
- a CDS encoding MFS transporter, which produces MVPIQKKEVLWTKSFIMLMVGNLFVFMSFQMLIPTLPPYIKSLGATGFEIGLVTALFSIGAVLSRPFIGFMLEYRARKPLVLIGAVALLAVTIIYPLSQIVLVFLLFRLVHGLAWGWSTTVNGTAAVDVIPRSRLGEGMGYYGLSITIGMIIAPSLGIYLYQVTTFSNLIMVSAVLGVIALVLLGVVHYQTPAIVEKTKKEDLKFSYFGSLVEKSSWYPAFITLMATFGYGSIVTFIVIFGEERGIDQIFLFYLVNAIMASLSRPVAGKWFDNHGPRGLVLMCMFLSFVGMWVLSFAHSNLFIVIAGALFGVGFGSLIPTLQSWTLSMTPENRRGVANGMFFSSIDLGIGLSGIIFGLLAQFVPTAALFQISSTFMLLAMLFAWIEGKRRKRAVLEEMREGA; this is translated from the coding sequence ATGGTACCGATTCAGAAAAAAGAAGTGTTATGGACGAAATCGTTCATCATGTTGATGGTAGGAAACTTGTTTGTGTTCATGTCGTTTCAAATGCTGATTCCCACATTGCCCCCATATATTAAGTCGTTGGGAGCAACGGGATTTGAGATTGGGTTGGTAACCGCCTTGTTTTCCATCGGTGCTGTGTTGAGTAGGCCGTTTATCGGTTTTATGCTGGAGTACCGGGCGCGTAAACCGCTTGTGTTGATCGGCGCGGTTGCGTTGCTTGCTGTGACAATCATCTATCCATTGTCCCAGATAGTGCTGGTATTCCTATTGTTCCGACTTGTACATGGTCTTGCATGGGGCTGGTCCACAACGGTAAATGGAACCGCAGCGGTAGATGTTATCCCCCGTTCCCGTCTAGGTGAAGGGATGGGGTATTACGGATTATCGATTACAATCGGAATGATTATCGCTCCAAGCTTAGGGATTTACTTATATCAGGTTACAACGTTTTCTAACTTGATCATGGTAAGTGCTGTTCTTGGAGTAATTGCGCTTGTGTTGTTGGGTGTGGTTCATTATCAGACGCCTGCTATTGTGGAAAAGACGAAAAAGGAGGACCTCAAGTTTTCCTATTTCGGTTCACTTGTAGAAAAGAGTAGCTGGTACCCAGCCTTCATCACATTGATGGCTACGTTTGGCTACGGCTCGATTGTCACGTTTATCGTGATATTTGGAGAAGAACGTGGGATTGACCAGATCTTTCTTTTCTATCTTGTAAATGCGATTATGGCATCATTATCTCGTCCAGTTGCAGGAAAATGGTTTGATAATCATGGTCCACGGGGCTTGGTATTAATGTGCATGTTCTTGTCCTTTGTCGGGATGTGGGTGCTTTCCTTTGCGCACTCCAATTTGTTTATTGTGATAGCTGGTGCGTTGTTCGGAGTAGGTTTCGGTTCTTTGATTCCTACCTTGCAATCATGGACCTTATCCATGACTCCTGAAAACCGCCGTGGAGTGGCAAACGGCATGTTCTTCTCATCTATCGACCTGGGAATTGGACTAAGCGGAATCATCTTTGGACTCCTTGCACAATTCGTCCCGACCGCAGCCCTCTTCCAAATCTCCAGCACCTTCATGCTCCTTGCCATGCTCTTCGCCTGGATCGAAGGCAAACGCAGAAAACGAGCAGTGCTTGAAGAGATGAGAGAAGGGGCATAA
- a CDS encoding aldehyde dehydrogenase, translated as MNEKVETLLANHKNYFDKGETKDLDFRLEQLSTLKKAVQKYEAELMDALKKDLGKSIFEAYGSEVGYILDSIGFFMKNLKGWAKVKKVKTPLVHTGSKSLIYSQPYGTVLIVGPFNYPAQLVLEPLIGAISAGNCAVIKPSEFTPTVSAVLTKMIREFFNEEYISVVEGAKEETSALIHAPFDYIFFTGSVEVGKIVMQAAAKRLVPVTLELGGKSPCIVHKDANIEVAAQRIAWGKFMNAGQTCVAPDYILVHEDVRGKLVKALKKTIHDFYGDNPQESKDYGRVVNERQFDRLVSLLDKEKVVVGGRNDRESLYMEPTVMDGVTWEDSVMQEEIFGPILPVLAYNDLKDAVKQVNNYPKPLALYVFTETNEVEEEVIGSTSFGGGCVNDTVTHLTNPYLPFGGVGTSGIGSYHGKDSFDTFSHKKSVMKKSTKFNLSFLYPPYSDKSIKVLRKFMK; from the coding sequence ATAAACGAAAAGGTTGAAACATTGCTTGCGAATCATAAGAATTATTTTGATAAAGGGGAAACAAAGGATCTTGATTTCCGCTTGGAGCAGCTGTCGACCTTAAAGAAGGCTGTTCAGAAATATGAAGCTGAACTAATGGATGCGTTGAAAAAGGACCTTGGAAAATCCATATTCGAAGCATACGGTTCTGAAGTTGGCTATATCCTTGATAGCATCGGTTTCTTTATGAAAAATTTAAAAGGCTGGGCTAAGGTGAAAAAGGTGAAAACACCGCTCGTTCATACTGGTTCTAAAAGTCTGATTTATTCTCAACCTTATGGGACGGTATTGATTGTCGGGCCTTTCAATTACCCTGCTCAGTTAGTATTAGAGCCTCTGATTGGGGCGATTTCTGCCGGGAACTGCGCAGTGATCAAGCCTTCGGAATTCACGCCGACTGTATCTGCTGTGCTTACAAAAATGATACGAGAATTCTTCAATGAAGAGTACATCAGTGTCGTGGAGGGAGCAAAAGAGGAAACATCAGCCCTTATTCATGCGCCATTTGATTATATCTTTTTTACGGGAAGCGTAGAGGTAGGCAAGATCGTCATGCAGGCTGCGGCTAAACGGCTTGTACCGGTAACACTCGAGCTTGGAGGGAAAAGTCCGTGTATCGTCCATAAGGATGCCAATATAGAAGTGGCGGCGCAACGAATCGCTTGGGGAAAATTCATGAATGCAGGCCAAACGTGTGTGGCGCCGGATTATATTCTTGTGCATGAAGATGTTCGAGGGAAACTGGTTAAAGCATTGAAAAAAACGATACATGATTTTTACGGAGATAATCCACAAGAAAGCAAGGATTACGGACGTGTGGTGAATGAGCGTCAATTTGATCGTCTTGTATCATTATTGGATAAGGAAAAAGTGGTCGTTGGAGGACGAAACGATCGGGAGTCGCTTTATATGGAACCGACTGTGATGGATGGTGTAACATGGGAAGATAGCGTGATGCAGGAAGAAATATTTGGCCCAATTTTACCTGTACTTGCATATAACGACTTAAAGGATGCCGTAAAACAGGTTAATAATTATCCAAAGCCTCTGGCGTTATATGTGTTTACTGAAACTAATGAGGTAGAGGAAGAAGTTATCGGAAGCACCTCTTTCGGTGGAGGGTGTGTGAATGATACGGTCACACATTTGACCAATCCATACTTACCATTTGGTGGGGTAGGGACATCGGGCATCGGTTCGTATCATGGGAAAGACAGCTTTGATACTTTTTCCCATAAGAAAAGTGTGATGAAAAAGAGTACCAAGTTCAATTTGAGTTTTCTTTACCCGCCTTATTCTGATAAGAGCATAAAAGTGCTAAGGAAATTTATGAAGTAG
- a CDS encoding two-component system sensor histidine kinase NtrB yields MKTYYHKHKFIINLLVVFLLGSGLFFVHLQSPFSFLATKPTLFALLVVSIVLLTINTVPLPPKGNSLSMDSAIFLATLFVFGLNLALWALLTSGVVYSLLKREIAWWKHLVNFAMYTLMITGAHYIFLWTGGTIGYLQASNLLSYLTTLISYFFINILIIGVFFYSMNHLQLIQEMKSTLQKSVSNYAISLASALLLTLLFESNAVLGLIIFTVIILLVSKGFKEYFHLNEEINKDRSYRQQILNSLPVGIITADDKQSNFSLNTAASCLLKLTGQEIRDVIMMKEPPAFNSSFWEIMLSKRICQNVKVRYSRGGEELHLLVSQSVLHDEDQNIIGRIFYFIDITVTEELEKRMHQSEKLAALGELAAGAAHEIRNPLAVLHGFFSLMKQSFTKDELERYQVPLLIKEFDRINAIIEDMLLMARPGAPRLQETTFKTILEQIPTFPDMTENEPEMKVMLDDTKVMVDLKQMKQVIYNLYRNSREAIKGKGIITISSQKLNGKYLLFFKDNGAGINDEMKKSLFHPFHTSKETGTGLGLTIVQRIIENHQGSIEVYETSSKGTTFLITLPLSPQQ; encoded by the coding sequence GTGAAAACTTATTATCATAAACATAAATTCATAATAAACTTACTTGTCGTATTCCTATTAGGGTCCGGCCTCTTTTTCGTTCATCTGCAATCTCCTTTTTCCTTTTTAGCAACGAAACCTACTTTATTTGCTTTACTGGTAGTTTCAATAGTGCTTTTAACAATCAATACCGTTCCTCTTCCTCCAAAAGGAAATTCTCTCAGTATGGACTCTGCCATTTTTCTGGCGACTTTGTTTGTATTCGGTTTGAACCTTGCCTTATGGGCTTTGCTTACTAGTGGAGTAGTATATAGTCTATTAAAGAGGGAAATAGCTTGGTGGAAGCACCTGGTTAATTTTGCCATGTATACTCTTATGATTACAGGAGCGCATTATATCTTTCTTTGGACAGGTGGGACGATAGGGTATTTACAAGCTTCAAACCTACTGTCTTATTTGACCACGTTGATCAGTTATTTCTTTATTAATATACTTATTATCGGCGTTTTCTTTTACTCTATGAATCATCTGCAGTTAATTCAGGAAATGAAAAGCACCTTGCAGAAATCTGTTTCGAATTATGCTATTTCACTAGCTTCGGCGCTTTTATTAACCTTGTTGTTTGAATCAAATGCCGTGCTTGGGCTGATTATTTTTACTGTGATTATTCTTTTGGTCTCCAAAGGCTTCAAGGAATACTTTCACCTCAATGAAGAAATAAACAAGGACCGTTCTTATAGGCAACAGATTCTCAACTCCTTGCCTGTTGGAATTATTACAGCGGATGATAAGCAGTCCAATTTTTCATTGAACACCGCTGCATCCTGCTTATTGAAACTGACCGGACAAGAAATAAGAGATGTCATCATGATGAAAGAGCCGCCAGCTTTCAACTCTTCCTTCTGGGAAATCATGCTGTCAAAAAGAATCTGTCAGAACGTCAAGGTGAGGTACTCAAGAGGTGGGGAAGAACTGCACTTGCTTGTATCGCAGTCCGTTTTGCATGACGAAGATCAAAACATTATCGGCAGAATTTTTTATTTTATTGATATAACAGTGACAGAAGAGCTGGAGAAAAGGATGCATCAATCGGAAAAACTAGCTGCTTTGGGAGAGCTTGCTGCAGGCGCTGCCCACGAAATACGGAATCCATTGGCGGTGTTGCATGGCTTTTTCTCTTTGATGAAACAATCCTTTACGAAAGACGAGCTTGAACGGTACCAGGTGCCTTTACTTATAAAAGAGTTTGACAGAATCAACGCCATTATTGAAGACATGTTGCTTATGGCGAGGCCAGGTGCGCCAAGATTACAGGAAACTACGTTCAAGACAATTTTGGAGCAGATTCCTACTTTTCCTGACATGACTGAAAATGAGCCAGAGATGAAGGTGATGCTTGACGACACGAAGGTAATGGTGGATCTTAAGCAGATGAAACAGGTCATCTACAACCTTTATCGAAATAGCAGAGAAGCTATTAAAGGTAAAGGAATTATAACCATTTCCTCTCAGAAATTAAACGGAAAGTATCTTTTATTCTTTAAAGATAATGGGGCAGGAATTAACGACGAAATGAAGAAGTCTCTCTTTCACCCATTTCATACATCCAAAGAAACTGGGACAGGGCTTGGGCTGACCATTGTTCAGCGCATTATCGAAAACCACCAAGGAAGTATTGAAGTATACGAAACTTCGTCAAAAGGGACGACTTTCCTCATCACATTACCATTGTCACCACAACAATAA